The DNA window ttagatattatataatttggataGACTCAAATGTGTATtcttacatgtactattcagaaaatataaagaaatatccttaattttgaaaagaaatgcgaagcccgcatgggGATATATTgtccatcaccagaaaaaaatgtatgggAAGGTTGAACAgctgaaggagactttcaagactactgttactcgcggaaaatgcacagtggtcagtgcatgtgcgcacttcttttgtactatgccgcacaaagaatttttaatttgctgcaaaaagttacaatttttaactggacacatttttattcaaagttaagcaagcgtacaatagagatataagatacatatcaGCGaagagtcagtgtacagtcacttttgactttagtgaaccatcaatttaaatcgcacATGCTAGGAATCATCATTTAataataacatcgctatgtaatcaaaaattagtttttttcttTCATGATTAACTAAATTTCggacaaattatcaaaataaacgatggcaaccaaaacaaaacaaatcgtCTGCCTAGACGTTTCATTACAGTGACACAGACTGAGGTTGTGACTTTAAGCTTGTTTTACCCggatgaaaatatttattatcGATCACGCTTTGGCTTGGAATTTTTAGTATGGTTATTTTGCGGGTCGACAGGCCGTACTGCAGGTCGATTTGCGGGTCATTCAAAACGATCAAAAACGAGTCTTCTTATGATATGAAAGACTTCCTTTGTATAACATTGTCCACGAAATATACGTAGTGCTTTCGAGGCCGTCAGTACTTTCGTGGAGACCACgcaaaatgtaaaatcattgcCGATAAATAAAAAGGAATTGAGCGAGAATGCTAGTCAGACCGGGTCATGGAGTGCGCCACCATCACACTTTGGAAGTTGACTCTCGGTAGATGACATTCTTTTTCAATAACTACCGAAAACAAATTACAAGCTGACATCTTTTCTAAGAAACACGTAACTCGGTTAAGATATTTAGGAAAACGGTCTATAGCAGTCCAaagtaaatgttcaaaatgtcaAGTTGACTCTCCGAAAGAGTTCGATTAGTTCTTCGTTCTCATGGTTATACGTCTTCAAACAAGCTGATATCTCTTGACAACAAATTGTATTGTCAGAGTTTATGCGTTAATTACCTTGAGTTCCTGGATGACGCGTTGTCTTGAGTTGGTAATCATTACATCTGAGTATCGCGCAGCATAATACATTCGCAAATGTTCTTTGTTCGTAGAGAGGGGATTTCGCAATACTTCTTTTTCTTCGTcagagcatagaccctcctgggtggagggtctatggtcagaGGACTGGTAAATATTCACTTAGCTCTTTTTAACTTCCATATTGGTCCATATACAAGTCGGAAAATAACTCTGCCGTTCCAGTTCCTAGGCTTCATCATTATCAGTTCTCTAAATTAGGACGATATTTCTTCGGAATTAGATATGGCCTCGTTCTTTCGTCTGGTAGGAAGTAGAAAAGCATGGATCGTGAAGATGGTCTTCTCTGGAGAAAATAGCCTTTCTATGGGGAAGTCGCTTGTCTTCAGGGAAACTCTTCGATCTGCTAGATGTCTGTGGAAAGTACTCGCTTGGTTGCCGAGAGGTAGACTACcacaatagcctttaacacggGCTTGGATTCTCCTCCATATTAAATCTTTAAGATCAGCAGCACTTGTAGTGgaatgataaactgcatacgagacgatgTATGTGGTATAAACTGGAaccatagactttatttatcaaggCCCTGATGACTTCGGCCTAAGGCCTCACTCCAAGGCCAGAGCCAGCTGGAGAGTCCAGATGCTCACAGCTCGACGGTCAAAAGCCAAGTGCTGAATCTCTGCGACGCTATGGTCGTTACgataattaaattacaataataaCGCATATGAGATGTGCTTTTAAGATAACAAAAGAAGTGCAACGGTCGAATAAATCGAGCGGGCAATAGTGCCGGGCATTAGTCTGTGCACGCGCGGGCTATATCACCGCGTGggcaatagtctatttaaagtaggtcatgtgattcgaatctgaccaatgacagcttgtgtaagaacGTCGAGGTGTAATAACAATTGATGGTTAAGTAATCTTCAGTGAGTAGACTTTATAATATGCAACAAACGTTACCCACACTCAGCTAATATCCTTCAAAACAgcattatatttacatgtatttgataattTGGAAATGTAAGGCAGACAATAGATGCCGAAAATGATGCACTGTGCTAGTCTTATAACTTAACAAAGAAAACTACGAAAAATAACTTCAAGCACATTATCGAACAATACGCCCTTCTTTTACTTTCAGATGCAAACACGAGTATTAAATGCCATTCGTTGATTTTGACCCACTTGTGATGAACATGAAtgaatcaaatttcaaaatgaagcTACTTAGAAGAGTAAATGGAAGTCTTCGACACTGTATTGTCTATGTTTCACAGAGTAGGGTGACAAGACAAAAAAATACTAATAAGTTATACTTGTTGTACACCTACCCGGAATTCAAAATGAGCGCTTTGCGTATAGTCATTATCATCGTGTCCCTGTATCAGACATTGGTTAGTTTATGACATTAGAATCTAACTGGAATTCATCAGTTActaaagtatacatgtatgttatgaatACAATTGAAGAGATTAGTGGATATAGTTTAGACCCAGTGAAATGTCACGTATATTACTATATActttaataaattattcatgacatgttTGAGTTacctgtatgtatatgtttttgatTCTCCATCATTTTTATTTAACAGCGTTGATGTTAACCACAACCTCTATGACCGTTACCATACCGGAATTAGCTGTCGACGGTACAGCTGTTGGATCAACATTCACAACCAGCGGACAACCTGCAACGGCACTATATTATTACACCTTAGAAACAATAACACCAAACCCCGGGGCTGGAAATGAACCCTTTCAACTCAATCAAGGTATAGTATAACTTATACAGGTGTTTAGTATTTCTGTAATAGTATTTATAATCATTGCTCGTGAATTGCACCAATTGTCAATAAACAGCAAAGAAGAACATTTCTGTTTGAACACAGACAAGtcttgttacttgtctgtggtttgaacTGTAAGATttctatttcatatttatttcaaattacacAAATGTTTTGTGAAATTGGATAAATTTGATAACTTCTTTTGGTAGTGGGACATTAAGTAGTTATAATGCATCATCTCTTCTTGTTTTTCTCCTAAAAAATCAACGATCTACAAGTTTTTAGAATAATATTATTGTTATAATTTGTGTCTGCCCTTCGAAAATTTGTTCGTTTGTGCCGTTTCGGCATTCTTCCGGAAAATGACGTGGGTCACAATTTATCACATGACCTAATATCAATACAGACGAGAGTcataattaaattaaaatagactagaaataaaaaaaaaatgataatcgATAATCCCATTTGAATCTTTGGCAGGTATTGCGAGTGACACAAACGTTGCTACTATAGTGGTAAAAAATCCACCCGGCCTTGACTTTGAAACGGTTAGCCAGTGGACGTTGGAAGTTATCGTAGAGGATTTGTTTGACCCTACTGCTGGTACGGCAACAACAACGCTGACAGTAGATGTCACAAATGAATCTGACCCACCAACTTTCCTCAACCTCCCTGGCAGTGGCACTGTACGAGAATTGGTGACGTCACCAGAAGTAGTGAAATTAGTCAGCGTCTCTGATGATGAAAATCCCACAGACTCTTCTGGAATATCGGTCGTTATATTAAGTACAACTCCAGCAGGAGGACCCTTTGAAATCACCTCCGCTGTGTATAATTCTCCAACTGTTGGTGTAGCTGGTAAGACTGATTTGTACTCAACAATAAATTAACACAATTCAAAGAAAGATGTTTTCCattacacatacaaacagacacataGTCATACATTAATGTGTGGGcagggatgtgtgtgtgtgtgtgtgtgtgtgtgtgtgtgtgtgtgtgtgtgtgtgtgtgtgtgtgtgtgtgcgcgcgcatgtatgtatggggTCTACAGTACTGGCAGTTTCCCATCTAGACTCCTTTTTGGAACAAGTAAACAGGTAGAGCAAGAAAACAAGTGTAGTGAGTAATGGGGATGTAATTAGAATCAGACTGAGACATGAGAGAGGCGATTTAgggtgaaatcataaatttGATCACATGTTTGTTTTACAACCCATCATATAATCCTATCTTGCAGTTTTCACCATCAAAAATATCGCCAATCCTGGCTTGGACTACGAATCAGGCATAACAACGTGGACACTGGAAATCGAAGCAACGGACGCTAACTCACAAACAACAATCGCTTTCCTAACAGTTGACGTACTTGACGAAAATGAACCTGTATCCATTGCCAATCTACCAGACACACAGGTTGTAGGAGAAACCTTGTATGGACAAATATTCGTCGTCCAAACTATTGACGTCGACGTGAATGATACGACTTTCCCAACcttcaccatgacaacagttcCAGGAGGGGCTCCATTCACAATCGATGCTCTGGGTACGATTTTCAAACAATGCTTGAATGTATGACTTAGCACTATATAGCGCATCTTGTACTGGATATAGATACACGCAATGTGTTTTTGTTGATAATAACATTGACAAGATATCTGTActatctcagaccaccaaattGTTTGATGGTCTGAGGTTAGGGTGAACTTGAAACTTCTCAGACGCTGGTTCCACATGACTCGTATTTGTTTACGACTACAAAATGCAATGAAATAATACAatcttttaataataataatgtttattcaccaatataataaaaaaaaattaatcctaaaatagatacatatacagaatacGTGGCAAAAGGGATTAAGAAATAGCAAAGGTAGTCAAGCTTTTCATCTTCTGTATTTCACATGGTCGTATTTCTTACCTCACACACATTTTTACCTTGCAGGAAACATAGAGGTTGTTCCACCGGGGTTGAATTACATGATACAGAATTCATATACCTTGACTGTAACCATACGCGACGGTACATTTACAGACACACAGGACCTCTACGTACAAGTAAAGGACGAAAACGCAGGACCAATTATCCTCAATCTTCCTGATACGATAAGCATAACAGAAGATTCGTTGGGAGGAAATGTGTTATTTACATTATCACCATACGATATTGATGGAGACACCgcaatttgtacattttcaccGAATCCTAATGATGGAAATTTCGATTTTAATTCAACAAGTGAGaatttagtttattagtttGCTTTTTTTTCTGTCTGAACATTAGCTTGTTGGCACTGAAATAAGACTCGAGGGTATGTGAAGTTGTAACTTCCGCTCGATGCTGTTCTTTGTGGAAGTCAGATGTATAGGATTCAAATGACTAGTACAAGTCGTCAGTGATATTAGTACATTAATGTTAGAAGAAGAAAATATTATGGATTTTTACAAAACACAATATTTCGACCTTGAATATTTTTATCCTTACTCCTCCTCACTATTTTATCACAGCTTATGAAATAGGATCGGTCACTGCACCTTCTCTGGATGCTGAGACAACGTCATCGTACGAGATAATTGTAGTATGTAATGACGGAATGATCATAGGACCATCAGCTAAACTCACTGTCAACGTCATTGCTGTGAATGAACCACCGGTGATATTGAATTTGCCAGCCACCGTCACTGTTCCAGAGGATGCCTTCAACGCAGCTGGAATATTTCTAGTTGATGGTTATGACGTTGATGGAGATGAAGTCAACTTCACTATCAGCGTTTCCCCTACCAGTGGTCAGAGCAAGTTTTCTGTAGCCGACGTAGGTAAGTGAACTACACCATAACACAGATATaataatttgtgtgtgtgtgtgtgtgtgtgtgtgtgtgtgtgtgtgtgtgtgtgtgtgtgtgtgtgtgtgtgtgtgtgagacagagacagagagacagctTTAATTTGTTTGGTTTCCTTTCCCTCTCCAATAGCCCTGTTTGATGATGGACAAATTCGTATAGTCAACAATCCCAACTTTGACTATGAAACCGTTAATCAATATATCATTACCGTGGAAGCTTCAGACGGCATTTATACAGCTACAGGTACCTTGAATGTTGATATAACTGACGTCAATGAACCACCAGTATTTGATGTGGATCCACAAGACCTCTACATGAACGAAAACACTGTAAGTTCCtgtaacatttacaatgtacctTAGTATGGAAACACTACACTTTGGTTCTATTAATTTGACAAATATCAGAAAATCAGCTCATTCTGTAAATATATCGATGGAAGTGAAGTTATGGAATTATGATGAACAATCGACAATCTAGTAATATATATTTGCTCTTACTCTCTCTCTTTAGGCTATAAACAGCAATCTACCTGTTGACCTCTCAGTAACTGACATTGATGATGCACCAGCCGACTTGAAATTTGCTGTTGTTTCAAGTACTTACAGTGGTTTTTTCAGAGTCGTCAAAACTCCCAAGTTAAGAGTCAGAGCAGAAATGAACTACGAGGATGGCTATCCCGAACCATTCACAATTCAAGTTTCAGTAACAGATTCTGCAGGGAACAGGGACTATCTGACAGTGAATGTATACTTAGTAAATGTCAACGACAACGAACCAGTATTTACACTGGATCCTTACACGGTGGAAGTTAAAGAAAATTGGCCTGGCGGAATGACTGTACTGACCGTCACTGCGACGGACGACGACGGCGACAACATCGAGTATGACATCGACCCTTACAGTCCGTACATCGAGGTTGACCGAAACACTGGGGATGTTCGACTTAAGCAGTCCTTGGATAGAGAAACACTTGGTCGGACCATACAGGTGACAGTAACGGCAACTGACGATGGAACCACTCCGTTACAAGGGATATCTTACATCAATATCACCATCAAAGACGTGAATGATAATCAACCAGTGTTTTCAAAGGAGTTCTATGATTGGGAAATCAGATATGATGCTGAtcttggtacatatatcaacagTGTAACAGCAGGTGATGCAGACAAAGGTACGTTATTACCAGTCCAGTGGAAGTAAGTCCTTGTAAAGACCCTTGTCTGGTTAGAATTGAAATTTAACTGAGACCACTCAACAGTAGTTTGGCAGAGCTACAGAAAAAGTTGTCCCGAGCAAAATAATGTTCCTATGTGATCCTTACGGTTCTACCGTGACTTATATGACACCACCGATGTGAGAACCTATGATCAAGGACCTCTACCTTATATAAACCGAACCTCATCCAAAACTTCAGAAGTACGTAAGATTGGGTTCAATTAAGTTTATTCAAAAAACAACATTCGACCCCCTATATACCAATTATTTAACCAGTATATTCTTCACTTTCAAGTCCTTGAAAATAAAGAGTAATATAAGTGTGTACCATCATCTATCATACATTTACAAAGGTACATTGTTTGCATCTTCACtctatatactttaatatagtGTGTATCTTTCTTCGTCTTTAGGTACAAATGCAGCGCTGACGTATTCTTTGTTGATGGACCATGTGTATTTCGATATGGACAACATTGGTAAAGTGTCAGTGGCAGATGGTCTCGGGGTGGAgacaatatatgtattgttttgTCGTGCTGAAGATTCTGGAACTCCATCTGAAACATCAGAGTAAGTATTACCATAACAACGCGTAGTATACGATTCCCGGGAAGTTGAGAGCGATGGGGGAGCAACAAAATTTGAACCTTTTCATAACAttgttaaaacaaacaaacaataaactaatgacaacatacacacTGTATTAATAAGTTCTGTACAAATCAAGAATTTTACAGTCACACGCTTATGGGCCGAGATAAGCTTACCATGATGCGCGATCACATGACATATTGAGCTTAAAGTCACGattttcttgttttcagcatCGCTGTGATTCGCGTCGATGCGTTCATTCCACAACTTGTTCTCATAAATGTGCATCTTGGCATCACAGTCGGCGCCTTCGCTGCTACCGAAAGGACTCAACTTTTGAACACACTGAATGCAATCTATGCTCCCTGGGAGTTTAGGATTTCAGCTGTGAAGTCAGAAGACGTCGTGACGTCATCAAGTCGACGACTACTGTCGAGGTAGGCAGTATTGAATTTGTAGTCATGCAGACAAGACAAGCAGAATTGTTGAGACGGCCATCTGTGTTGACAAGACAAGAGAATTTGACAACAATCACAAACTATTGTTGAGACGGACATCTGTTTAGTCACTCAGATAAACAATTGCATATGTTACCACGtttgtaaaaataacaacagttatttgattgacagatgCACTTATTAAAGTGGCATATCTGAGTTAATAAGCTTTTtaatcaagtgaaaataattaaataaaaccacattccagtataatgctaaggtcaatgcatgtcttctatgacattaacattgtctcctggcattgttagaacagttgattgcatagtatgaatttcctgaacatttttgattcgcatgataaattacgtcatctgaTCCTTTATGTGTTATACCAGGATTGAGTTCAGTGAATTGCGAGTGATCGTTaataagtgtgcttcagtaaatacaatattgtcattccttttaaatatgcagcaaaaaacTACACCCAGATACGTATAAACTAAATTTGTTCCCATTTAATGCTTATTGTAGATTGAATAGATCATGTATATTGAATCATCTAAGCAGtgattttatttactttgacTGGCGGTTGAAAAACAATACTCAAAAAAAGAAATCGTACCAAGACGATTTCTTTACGAATATAAGTATATTGATTATAGTAATATGCCTGCATGATCAATATGATACAGTTTCTAGGTCTCTTCACAACTGTCTTTGCCTAATGCATGGTTTCACTGACGCCATCTTCAAACTATCACACCCATTCCCTTCATTTAAAAACTTAAGATGCATTAAGTACGTTTTGTAGACTACAGGCGTCCTTAGCTATATCCGAATCTTACGGTAGAGGTGCCTACTTTAATTGtagataaaataattatattgtaattttactgatcCAGCATACCTTTTCTATTTCTACAGCAACGCAGTGCTAGAAATGTACGCTTTAAAGACTGATGCAACAGAGGACATCAACAATCTTAACTTGCCCAAGGAATTTATATACGTATATGCTTTGGTGAACTCCATGACAAAAGACTCAGAGGGTACACCTACTGACGTTCTGGGTAGCACAGACATCGTACTCGTAGACCCAACCTATCCATCTGAAGTTGTCATCACAGATATTAACTGGTGGTTGGATACATTGGAAGGACGTATCACCACTGGTGTATTGTCAGCTTTAGCATTTATTCTCCTTCTCCTCCTCCTGATCATCTGTTGTAGGAAATGTTGTTGTCACAGACTAGCTGGCTGCTGTCGAAGGTGTTGTCATCGTAAAGAGAAAGTCGACTTGATTGATGACagaatgtaagtacaatgtacaccgGGTTTGTGTTTGTAAGTACTAGTATAACTTTTCGTTATGATATAGTGTTGatgattgaattgaattgaattgattagCTGGGATATAGTTATCGTCGCAATCAGGGGTTGCAAAGATGAAATATATTTCTCTTAAAAAGTAGGTGTAATTGTGTAAAGGATTGAAAGAGTGGCTCCAAAAGATCTCTAACTGGTGTTTTAGCAGACACGTCATAAGGTAACTTTTCGTAGAACAGACTACAAAATATGGCCACCTTTATCGTATGTTCACATCTATTACAACTTAAACGTTTGGTgattaagtttttttttgacACATGGTACATTTCTAAGATAATCAAATATTGATGCATACTAATgaattaatgtaattatatcaTACAGGTCAGGATGGGAACTTAGACCAAAGGAAGAACCTGTTTTAGAGAAACGAAGAATGGTTATCGAGACTCCCCCACCGTCTCCTGAAATGATGGAGGTATACGACGATCCTCAAAAACCACATCACAAACCTGCCGACGAAGCGCCCCCAGGTGGTAACGGATTGGGCGGGAAGTTCGATTTCAGGTACGCTGGACGGCCACATCCTGGTGGACCTCAAACTCTGAAAGCAAAAGATAGACCAACTCTAATCTTGCCATCTTCCCCATCCAGTCCACAGAGTACTAACAACGCTACAAATAAACCCTTTTCTAAACCATCCATGGTGAAGAAGAATACACCAACCTTGCAGAGAAGAACAGGTGGTGGACGTGTATCGTCTGTGGTGTCTGGCAGTGATGAAAACATTGATAATCGATTCGATGGAAGTCGTTATGACAACGGTGAGTGCCAGCATATATGACcaatgtgtatttcacaaataaaaaatcACCATAAGATTATATAGTAATACAAAGACTTATTTCGTATCGTATCGCCATATCATCTGGCAAGATGTATTGTATGATTCGTAACTGTCATCACACATTGTgtatgtcataataaaactatCCCAAAACGCTGAGTACTAGTACATGCACACAACCATTCTTAAAATTGTCATCATACTGATGTTATATTTACTAACAGTGAGTGAAATTCTCGTGAACACCCATACCTTTTTTTCGAACCAAGATGATTCGATACCTGTTTTATAGTTACATAATCATACTCTCCCAAACGTCTTAGTTGAATTATTTTTCTCAATAAAAACCTACCAGACACTGACTAAATGCAATACACGTACAAACCATAGTATACGCACAGTACTATATGATCAACTGTGCCGTGTTTTCATATGTACAACTAGTAATCTTGACTTTGTAGGAGCTGTTCATCATACCAATTTGAACTTCGAAATGTTACCGACTTCAAGATCGTGAGTGTATGGTAGTAAAAACACTGTATATCCTTGCGTTTGACTTTATCCCTCATCAAATATCTTGATTCTCTTCCAGTTACCGGGTGTACCCACAACTTCAACACACCGACGGGAAAAGCTCGATGGAATTCTTCGCCTCGTGTATCATCACATTGATAATATGACATTTACAAGTTTTACTACAGTGGAGAGTATCAAGGAGATTGTGATTTCGAGATAGAATAAAACGAAATCACAAGCCCTTAGTTCgatatattaaataaaaaagtatGATTCTAGTTCATCTTgtagtgatattttcatttcttagGTCGAATCCTgagtatgtacatgtgaagaAATCGAATGAAAAGATACATTGTGATAGGTGAGAGCACGTCACAAAATATGATTGTGTTGACACATTTCAAAATGCCCCTTCATTAACGTGTAATTAATTCGTTGACGATCTAAGAAAATAGTCTCAGAGATATAAGTGACAGGTATTTGTGTAACAAAtagatatgtgtgtatattgaCATATAATGGTTTTATGGTAGCCTATAGATATATAGTACAGTTCTGTCGTAGCATAGATATATTGTACAGTTCTATCGTAGCATAGATATAcactatattattatttttattaatctttatttattaatctcgATAACTCCATAGGTTTTTAAACCTCTTTTCGTGGAGGTCGAgatacatcaaaatacaaaataacaacacaattaAATACACGGCAATACAGTGCACTACAAATATTCAATACCAAACAAACACTTAAAATTGACATTGGTGACAATCAAAAGAAGAATAAAATTTCAATAGACtgtttaaaatacatttacagataCAATAAGTACAATTGACTTAAAATGATTCATCCACATACTTTGTAAATAAGAAATTATAGCAATCCCTCTTAAAAACATCAACTGCATCTATAGTTCTATCGTCGTATAGATATATTGTACAGTTCTATCGTAGTATAGATATATACCGTAGTATTATAGTTCTATCGTAGCATAGATATATAGTATAGTTCTATCGTAGCATAGATATATAGTATAGTTCTATCAtagcatatatatattgtacagttCTATCGTAGCATAGATATATAGGACAGTTCTATCGTAGCATAGATATATTGTACAGTTATATCGTAGCATAGATATATTGTACAGTTCTATCGTAGCATAGATATATTGTACAGTTCTGTCATAGTTTAGATATATTGTGCAGTTCTATCGTAGGATAGATATATTGTacagttctgtcatagtatattgtaaatattcagTATTATGTTATAATAGCGTGTGCATAGCAAAGGGTGTTTTGTAGCACCATTCTACGGAGGTTTATAAGTGACAcgtgggattttttttttattttatccaacaaaaattttattttttatccaaaatgtttttacattttttatccaacaaaatttgaatttttttatccaacaaaatttttattttttatccaacaatttttttttttatccaataaatatttttttcggACCATGTGCGCCATCTGGGGCCTTTACCTTGGCATAAGCCACGTGATAAACGAACACAGCCGTTGATGTATAGCTCACCAAATTTCAACACCCTCTGGGTCaagaactatatatatatctttatagaaatacgtgtttcaGCCAGACTGGTGGCGATGCCATTGGAATGTGCGATAGTCCAGTCCAGTCAGTACAGTACCGCATTCCAGTGCGTTGTTCTGTATAAGAATCTACACCAGTCCTGTGCTTTTTGATAATAAATCTTAACGACCCTTTCTAGACACACTATTGCTAAATAGCACAACGGCCGTACAGTCCAAAGGAATCAATTGTATGGATGAAGTAGCTTGCTTAGTGTGGTGCGTGTGTACTTAGTCACCACTTTTTGACTTTGTAGTAGGAAAACAGTTAGTGCAGCTGAGGATAAATCAATGACATCTAGTACAATGTACTTAACAGAGTTTGTGTTTGGTGGTAACTACAAAAACTTGTTGTTATTCCTTCCACTTGACTTTGTTAAAGTAGGCTAGGCTTGAAAAGAACACGAGGAGATTATCACCACGTTAAAGAACTAACCTTTCAAAAAGTAATATtgcatatgtaaataaataatatttcactgaaATCCACATTATCCGTCACCTTTTCAGTTTTGACATTGGGGTTTTGTTCACCTTTAGCTAGCAAGACAAGAAGGATATTACGTGCCAGACCTATTCTTTGTATCTGATTGAGTTTGTCCTTCAGCTTTCAATTCAATTGCCTGTGCTCAAAGTTGTCGTTAATGTCCCTGCTCTCTGTTCagtgtatttcatttcttgtctTATAATGACTCTGTAAAGATCTGGTTTACTACATATATGAAACCTTGGAAGCGTCAGACAGATACCGCAACAttcatattattttacaattctTCAAATGCTACAGAATGACCACAGGGAAAATAAggtcatttttgaaaaataaataacatgttGTTTTGTATGCGCCATTATCACTTCTATAAGTATTTAGCTATTCACTCATATCTACTATatcttacaagaaataaatagTTATTATCAAGACCGTTCACGCGACAGTGACTCAAACCAAAGAGAAACCTCTATTTCCATTTAAGTGGATATTCACCAAATGATGATGATTCCAATCTAGTTCCTGACTGCCATAGTTTGGTTTGACTTTGGCACGATTTTAATGGG is part of the Glandiceps talaboti chromosome 2, keGlaTala1.1, whole genome shotgun sequence genome and encodes:
- the LOC144446182 gene encoding protocadherin Fat 1-like; its protein translation is MTTVPGGAPFTIDALGNIEVVPPGLNYMIQNSYTLTVTIRDGTFTDTQDLYVQVKDENAGPIILNLPDTISITEDSLGGNVLFTLSPYDIDGDTAICTFSPNPNDGNFDFNSTTYEIGSVTAPSLDAETTSSYEIIVVCNDGMIIGPSAKLTVNVIAVNEPPVILNLPATVTVPEDAFNAAGIFLVDGYDVDGDEVNFTISVSPTSGQSKFSVADVALFDDGQIRIVNNPNFDYETVNQYIITVEASDGIYTATGTLNVDITDVNEPPVFDVDPQDLYMNENTAINSNLPVDLSVTDIDDAPADLKFAVVSSTYSGFFRVVKTPKLRVRAEMNYEDGYPEPFTIQVSVTDSAGNRDYLTVNVYLVNVNDNEPVFTLDPYTVEVKENWPGGMTVLTVTATDDDGDNIEYDIDPYSPYIEVDRNTGDVRLKQSLDRETLGRTIQVTVTATDDGTTPLQGISYINITIKDVNDNQPVFSKEFYDWEIRYDADLGTYINSVTAGDADKGTNAALTYSLLMDHVYFDMDNIGKVSVADGLGVETIYVLFCRAEDSGTPSETSDIAVIRVDAFIPQLVLINVHLGITVGAFAATERTQLLNTLNAIYAPWEFRISAVKSEDVVTSSSRRLLSSNAVLEMYALKTDATEDINNLNLPKEFIYVYALVNSMTKDSEGTPTDVLGSTDIVLVDPTYPSEVVITDINWWLDTLEGRITTGVLSALAFILLLLLLIICCRKCCCHRLAGCCRRCCHRKEKVDLIDDRMSGWELRPKEEPVLEKRRMVIETPPPSPEMMEVYDDPQKPHHKPADEAPPGGNGLGGKFDFRYAGRPHPGGPQTLKAKDRPTLILPSSPSSPQSTNNATNKPFSKPSMVKKNTPTLQRRTGGGRVSSVVSGSDENIDNRFDGSRYDNVTGCTHNFNTPTGKARWNSSPRVSSH